A window of the Apodemus sylvaticus chromosome 15, mApoSyl1.1, whole genome shotgun sequence genome harbors these coding sequences:
- the LOC127666320 gene encoding transmembrane protein 45A-like, whose product MRREEGGERRRHNVVMGDAAGHFLPGSFLLILGLWWSTRSILKYICKQQKRSSSLITPKFFSRTEILEGIVIIVMALAGIIGLFSVYGKVKMLPHKQLKLVRTQHWQHVIMYVVLAMLGVTKISCFTITSLPVSLVNLMSSNAFFVEAFIIYNHPQSPILVDKFAHQQLVFSAFLAGLAAFIEFLLTKNNVVLELLRSSFTMLQGACFFQIGFVIFPKNMENAWDLNDHINTTILATFFCAYYMLTYVIIGVNYALVSWFIKWKLSKPCPSEIQFLKNYEQQEDSEEDM is encoded by the exons atgaggagagaagaaggtggggagaggagaagacacAATGTG GTCATGGGGGATGCTGCAGGTCATTTCCTTCCTGGATCCTTTTTACTTATCCTAGGTCTTTGGTGGAGTACAAGGAGTATTTTGAAGTATATTTGTAAACAGCAAAAAAGATCTTCCTCCCTTATTACCCCCAAATTTTTCTCTCGAACAGAAATTTTGGAAGGAATTGTGATTATTGTCATGGCATTAGCAG GAATAATTGGTCtattttctgtgtatggaaaAGTAAAAATGCTACCGCATAAACAACTGAAGTTGGTCAGAACCCAGCACTGGCAACATGTCATCATGTATGTGGTCCTTGCAATGCTGGGTGTGACCAAGATTTCATGTTTCACCATTACTTCACTTCCAGTCTCTTTGGTCAACTTAATGTCATCAAATGCCTTCTTTGTGGAAG ctttcatcatttaCAACCACCCTCAAAGCCCGATATTGGTGGACAAGTTCGCACACCAACAGCTTGTCTTCAGTGCGTTTTTGGCTGGTCTTGCTGCCTTTATAGAATTCCTCCTCACAAAGAACAATGTAGTTCTGGAGCTCCTGAGGTCAAGTTTCACCATGCTACAGGGGGCTTGTTTCTTTCAG aTTGGTTTTGTCATATTTCCCAAAAATATGGAAAATGCCTGGGACCTGAATGATCATATCAACACTACGATTCTTGCCACATTCTTCTGTGCTTATTATATGTTGACCTATGTCATCATTGGAGTTAATTATGCTCTTGTTAGCTG GTTCATTAAGTGGAAACTTAGCAAGCCCTGTCCCTCAGAAATtcaatttctgaaaaattatgaacaGCAAGAAGACTCAGAAGAAGATATGTGA